From Lolium perenne isolate Kyuss_39 chromosome 5, Kyuss_2.0, whole genome shotgun sequence, a single genomic window includes:
- the LOC127298246 gene encoding putative cyclin-dependent kinase F-2: MDYIGPSLDDVLHEDRGSRPFTEAEVRCIMRQLLVGAEHMHRRRVVHRDIKPENVLVGHGGIEDVKLCDLGLAVSMDESPPYGKCGTYGYMAPEVLLGQTDYGAMVDMWSLGCVMAELLTGKFLFDADDDAEMLLAIFRVLGVPLFTTWPAYYSLPLAGRLVKTPHVISRNKLREHFPEDLLSEQGFEVLKGLLSCNIDKRLSATTALRRPWFTCATDNASSLSCRLTSIAL; the protein is encoded by the coding sequence ATGGACTACATTGGGCCCAGCCTCGATGACGTCCTCCACGAGGACCGCGGCAGTCGGCCGTTCACGGAGGCCGAGGTACGCTGCATCATGCGCCAGCTCCTCGTCGGGGCCGAGCACATGCACCGGCGCCGCGTCGTGCACCGCGACATCAAGCCGGAGAACGTACTCGTCGGCCACGGTGGCATCGAGGACGTCAAGCTGTGCGACCTAGGACTCGCTGTGTCCATGGACGAGAGCCCGCCATATGGGAAGTGCGGCACGTACGGATACATGGCGCCGGAGGTGCTCCTCGGGCAAACCGACTACGgtgccatggtggacatgtggtcGCTCGGCTGCGTCATGGCTGAGCTACTCACGGGAAAGTTCCTGTTCGACGCGGATGACGATGCTGAGATGCTGCTTGCCATCTTCCGTGTTCTCGGCGTGCCCTTGTTTACGACCTGGCCTGCCTACTACTCCTTACCGCTCGCCGGGAGACTGGTAAAGACGCCACATGTCATCTCCCGCAACAAGCTCCGTGAGCACTTCCCGGAGGACCTTCTCTCCGAACAAGGTTTCGAAGTTCTCAAGGGCCTCCTCTCATGCAACATCGACAAGAGGCTATCGGCAACCACCGCTCTCCGGCGACCATGGTTCACCTGCGCCACCGACAACGCCTCGAGCTTGAGTTGTCGTCTGACAAGTATTGCTCTATGA